Proteins from one Natrinema salinisoli genomic window:
- a CDS encoding thiamine-phosphate synthase family protein, translated as MSLVLPSELVVDRFLPTVRAMLAARLAERGLTQQEIAAELGVTQAAVSKYIGGESGGDDRFRNDPETVATVDRIADGLAGGEIDGYDALAELLSLVRTLEDRGPICELHEEAMPELQGLSCDLCVRGLDPDVRAERDVLGSVRTAARTLASIPGMAEYIPNVGTNVGMCLPDPRDETDVAAIPGRIYAMGGRIEIPANPEFGASKHVATAVLAATSVDPEVHSAINIATDDDLLAAARAMGIDPLEFDADYEDRDDHLRTRFADRGAVPRVAYHRGAFGIEPATYVFGSTAVEAAELVEDLLETISA; from the coding sequence ATGTCGCTCGTCCTTCCGAGTGAACTCGTCGTCGATCGATTCCTGCCGACGGTACGGGCGATGCTGGCCGCCCGACTCGCCGAGCGCGGGTTAACCCAACAGGAGATCGCCGCCGAACTCGGCGTGACACAGGCCGCCGTCAGCAAATATATCGGCGGCGAGAGCGGCGGCGACGACCGCTTTCGGAACGACCCCGAAACCGTCGCCACCGTCGATCGCATCGCCGACGGACTCGCCGGCGGCGAGATCGACGGCTACGACGCCCTCGCCGAACTCCTCTCGCTCGTCCGGACGCTCGAGGACCGCGGCCCGATCTGCGAACTCCACGAGGAGGCGATGCCTGAACTGCAGGGACTGAGCTGTGACCTCTGCGTCCGCGGGCTCGATCCGGACGTCCGAGCGGAGCGTGACGTCCTCGGAAGCGTCCGCACCGCCGCACGCACGCTCGCCTCGATTCCCGGTATGGCGGAGTATATCCCGAACGTGGGGACCAACGTCGGCATGTGCCTGCCCGATCCACGCGACGAGACCGACGTCGCCGCGATCCCCGGCCGAATCTACGCCATGGGCGGCCGGATCGAGATCCCGGCGAACCCCGAATTCGGCGCGTCGAAACACGTCGCGACGGCAGTCCTCGCGGCAACGAGCGTCGACCCCGAGGTCCACAGCGCGATCAATATAGCCACCGACGACGACCTGCTCGCGGCCGCGCGGGCGATGGGTATCGATCCCCTCGAGTTCGACGCCGACTACGAGGACCGCGACGATCATCTCCGGACTCGGTTCGCAGACCGCGGCGCGGTCCCCCGCGTCGCCTACCACCGCGGTGCATTCGGCATCGAACCCGCGACCTACGTCTTCGGGTCGACTGCCGTCGAGGCCGCCGAACTGGTCGAGGACCTGCTCGAGACCATATCGGCGTGA
- the mvk gene encoding mevalonate kinase yields MTRSSAPGKVYLFGEHAVVYGEPAVPCAIERRARVEVERRDDGHLRVNAEDLSLNGFTVEYGATADSRPDVDVPESLVTAATQYVDGAIEQVRAVTGAEDAGFDVTIESDIPLGAGLGSSAAVVVAAIDAATRELGVTLEPEELADRAYRTESQVQDGQASRADTFCSATGGAVRVEGEDCRSLEAPDLPIVIGFDGGAGDTGQLVAGVRSLREEYDFAADTVEAIGDVVRNGEDALADGDVEEIGRLMDFNHGLLSALGVSSRSLDTMVWAARDAGAHGAKLTGAGGGGCIVALDPTDETETALSFTPGCEDAFRAELTETGVERLE; encoded by the coding sequence ATGACACGCTCGAGCGCTCCCGGGAAGGTGTACTTGTTCGGGGAGCACGCGGTGGTTTACGGGGAACCCGCCGTTCCATGTGCGATCGAACGGCGGGCGCGAGTCGAGGTAGAACGACGAGACGATGGACATCTCCGGGTCAATGCCGAAGATCTCAGCCTCAACGGGTTCACGGTGGAGTACGGGGCCACCGCCGATAGCCGGCCCGACGTGGACGTTCCGGAGTCACTCGTGACGGCCGCGACGCAGTACGTCGACGGCGCGATCGAACAGGTCCGTGCGGTCACCGGCGCGGAGGACGCCGGCTTCGACGTCACGATCGAGAGCGACATCCCGCTCGGTGCGGGCCTCGGCTCCTCGGCGGCGGTCGTCGTCGCCGCCATCGACGCCGCGACCCGCGAACTGGGCGTCACCCTCGAGCCCGAGGAACTCGCCGATCGAGCCTACCGGACGGAGTCGCAGGTCCAGGACGGCCAGGCCTCGCGTGCCGACACGTTCTGTTCGGCGACCGGTGGTGCAGTTCGGGTCGAGGGGGAGGACTGTCGGTCGCTCGAGGCGCCCGATCTGCCGATCGTGATCGGCTTCGACGGCGGGGCGGGGGATACCGGCCAGCTGGTCGCCGGGGTTCGCAGCCTGCGCGAGGAGTACGACTTCGCGGCCGACACGGTCGAAGCCATCGGGGACGTGGTCCGGAACGGCGAGGACGCGCTCGCCGACGGTGACGTCGAGGAGATCGGTCGGCTGATGGACTTCAACCACGGCCTCCTCTCCGCGCTGGGCGTCTCCTCGCGCTCGCTCGATACGATGGTCTGGGCGGCTCGCGACGCGGGCGCTCACGGCGCGAAGCTCACCGGAGCCGGCGGCGGCGGCTGTATCGTCGCGCTCGATCCGACCGACGAGACGGAGACGGCCCTCTCGTTCACCCCGGGCTGTGAGGACGCCTTCCGCGCAGAACTCACCGAAACGGGGGTGGAGCGACTCGAATGA
- a CDS encoding isopentenyl phosphate kinase codes for MIVLKLGGSVITEKDRPETLDGEALERAADAIAAAIDGGLEDLVVVHGGGSFGHYNASEHGVSTTEGTRDATAVLDIHGAMKTLNQFVLGRLLERDVQAVPVHPFSAAARDSEGELDLPTGQVETMLAEGFVPVLHGDVIAHAGAGATVVSGDELVADLARTLEADRVGLCSTVPGVLDGDDAVIDRIDEFDAVAAVLGASDATDVTGGMAGKVRTLLALEAEASIFGLEALESFLEGENPGTTID; via the coding sequence ATGATCGTCCTGAAACTCGGCGGCAGCGTCATCACCGAGAAGGACCGCCCGGAGACGCTCGACGGCGAAGCCCTCGAACGGGCGGCCGACGCCATCGCGGCGGCGATCGACGGCGGGCTGGAGGACCTCGTCGTCGTCCACGGCGGCGGGAGCTTCGGCCACTACAACGCCAGCGAACACGGCGTCAGCACGACCGAGGGGACACGCGACGCGACCGCGGTGCTCGACATCCACGGCGCGATGAAGACCCTGAACCAGTTCGTTCTGGGACGCTTGCTCGAGCGCGACGTCCAGGCGGTGCCGGTCCATCCCTTCTCGGCGGCCGCCCGGGATAGCGAGGGGGAGCTCGATCTGCCGACCGGACAGGTCGAAACCATGCTTGCGGAGGGATTCGTTCCCGTCCTCCACGGCGACGTGATCGCTCACGCCGGCGCGGGCGCGACAGTCGTCAGCGGCGACGAACTCGTGGCGGACCTCGCCCGGACGCTCGAGGCGGATCGCGTCGGCCTCTGTTCGACGGTCCCCGGCGTGTTAGACGGAGATGATGCGGTGATCGACCGGATCGACGAGTTCGACGCCGTCGCGGCAGTACTCGGAGCGAGCGACGCGACCGACGTCACCGGCGGGATGGCGGGCAAGGTCCGGACGCTGCTCGCCCTCGAGGCCGAGGCGTCTATTTTCGGACTCGAGGCGCTCGAGTCGTTCCTCGAGGGGGAGAATCCGGGGACGACGATCGACTAA